CGGTCAGGTGGACAGTCTGGTGCTGGCAGCGGCCACACTGCAGGCTGCCGTTGATTCCGGTGATGTTACCGCCAGCCAGAAGGCGTACGCCGAGGCCCGCCCGTTCTTCGAGCGGATCGAACCAGTCGCTGAGAGCTTCCCCGATCTGGACCCCGCGCTCGACCTTCGCGTGGCCGACGTCGAACCTGGAACAGAGTGGACTGGCTTCCACCCGTTGGAAAAGGATTTGTTCGAGGCTAAGGCCATCACGGCGTCCTCCAAGGCTCTGGCCGCTGGCATTGTGAAGAATGTTGCCACGCTGAAGACGCTGACGGCCGAGCTCGAGACCAACGCTTCCTACAAGCCTGAGGAGCTGGCCAACGGTGCTAGCGGACTCCTTGAAGAAGTTCAGTCCTCCAAGATCACCGGCGAAGAAGAGGCGTACTCCAAGCTGGATCTGGTGGATTTTGCTGCCAATATTGAAGGTTCACAGCAGGCGTTTGAGTACCTCAAGCCGGCGCTGAACGAGATTGATCCCGCCCTGACCAAGCAGATTTCCGGCCAGTTCGAGACGGTCAACACGTCGCTGGATGGCTACAAGGATGCCAACGCGCTGGGTGGTTTTAAGGCTTACACGGACGAGTTGAAGAAGTCCGACGCCGCCAAGCTCACC
The Arthrobacter alpinus genome window above contains:
- the efeO gene encoding iron uptake system protein EfeO, giving the protein MISFAPRPFRSVAPAVLAGMAVLTLSLSACGSAATTNAGNAADPAKGGTASVSNGAAQIAVSVEKVDGEDSCVPNFTSAPAGPVTFTIANKDASGVSEVELLSDKRILGERENVIPGLKSVSFTVTLTGGEYQLYCPGAGKEYQPFSVSGAAASAAANGTSGLLKQGTDGYAKYVSGQVDSLVLAAATLQAAVDSGDVTASQKAYAEARPFFERIEPVAESFPDLDPALDLRVADVEPGTEWTGFHPLEKDLFEAKAITASSKALAAGIVKNVATLKTLTAELETNASYKPEELANGASGLLEEVQSSKITGEEEAYSKLDLVDFAANIEGSQQAFEYLKPALNEIDPALTKQISGQFETVNTSLDGYKDANALGGFKAYTDELKKSDAAKLTALIQSLQAPLAKIAEKVATV